A single region of the Hypanus sabinus isolate sHypSab1 chromosome 21, sHypSab1.hap1, whole genome shotgun sequence genome encodes:
- the LOC132378742 gene encoding uncharacterized protein LOC132378742, with amino-acid sequence MDMDKFIENPTLETLEAATKSDLISMAKGLNLAEERLSMKKRDVRRAITQYYIGKNVFAAEVLENIPEKVPASGTAQLELEKLRLEHAIKLKQLEAAEKEKERAEREKERTDKQREHELQLKELEVKKEQDRAERERAEKEREYEEAEKQRQHDLDMEKLRQERRAQGSDREEQFNVSQELRLVPPFEETDVDSYFLHFEKVAENQKWPKEQWVALLQSVLKGKAQWAYAALSMEEEEAENYDKVKEAILRTYELVPEAYRQKFRNLKKGWNQTYTKFAYEKGVLLDRWCTAELVEEDFWHLRELILIEEFKGGISEDIQMYLNEKPNKSISEFARFTDEYALTHKTKFSSNKSYQRDRGKDTESPPAEAEVPPGASGKIEGERQDGQRFPGLTCFNCGKGGHNASRSGMGKLRPAGHMRLNFLIRPAELDESILINLVNIFSPQFWRFPNR; translated from the coding sequence atggacatggataaatttatagaaaacccaactctggagacgctagaggcggccaccaaatcggacttgataagtATGGCGAAGGGACTAAACCTCGCGGAGgagaggttgtcaatgaaaaagcgggacgTGCGAAGGgctataactcagtattatattgggaagaatgtgtttgcagctgaggtattggaaaatatccctgaaaaggtaccagctagtgggacggctcagttagagttggagaaattaaggttggaacatgcaattaagttaaagcagctggaagcagctgagaaggagaaagaaagagccgagagagagaaagaaaggaccgacaaacaaagggagcatgagctccagctaaaggagttagaggtgaaaaaagagcaggacagagctgagagggagagagccgagaaggagagagagtatgaggaggcagagaaacagaggcaacatgacttggatatggagaagttaaggcaagagcgaagagctcaagggtcagaccgagaggagcagtttaatgttagtcaggagttgaggttagtacctccattcgaggaaacggatgttgatagttatttcttgcattttgaaaaggtggcagagaatcagaagtggcccaaagagcagtgggtggcgttgttacaaagtgtgttaaaagggaaggcacaatgggcatatgcagcgttgtccatggaggaggaagaggcggagaattatgacaaagtaaaggaggccattctccggacctacgaattggtacctgaagcatatagacaaaagttcagaaatttaaagaaagggtggaatcagacatataccaagtttgcctatgagaagggtgtgctcttggatcgttggtgtacagcagaactagtggaagaggatttttggcatctcagggagttaattctgattgaggaatttaaaggtggtatttcggaggatatccagatgtatttgaatgagaagccgaataagtccatctccgaatttgctaggttcacagatgaatatgccctaacccacaagacaaagttttcctcgaataagagttaccagaggGACCGTGGGAAAGATAcagaaagcccaccggctgaggcagaggtcccgccgggagctagtggtaagattgagggggagaggcaagacggccagagatttccgggcttgacctgttttaattgtggaaaggggggacataatgcatctagatcaggcatgggcaaactacggcctgcgggccatatgcggttaaactttttaatccggcccgcagaacttgatgaaagtatattaataaaccttgttaacattttttccccgcaattctggcgttttcccaatagatga